One Nostoc punctiforme PCC 73102 DNA window includes the following coding sequences:
- the pcrA gene encoding DNA helicase PcrA, with protein sequence MTTTIDFLSHLNPSQRQAVEHYCGPLLVVAGAGSGKTRALTYRIANLILKHRVDPENILAVTFTNKAAREMKERIQRLFAEQLAMKQHGQRLDLLTEYQQTQLRSQVYKSTIKDLWCGTFHSLFSRILRFDIEKYVDEKGRKWNRNFSIFDESDVMTLIKELVNKELNLDDKKFDARSVRYAISNAKNQGLSPQEFEQDQPNYRGRVIAQVYNLYQDKLAQNNALDFDDLILVPTRLFQQNEQVLGYWHRKFRHILVDEYQDTNRTQYQLINLLVTNGETKKTEWQWENRSVFVVGDADQSIYSFRMADFTILLGFQEDFGDGLVDDDTRTMVKLEENYRSCENILQAANELIENNTQRIDKILKPTRGAGEQITCHKADEELAEAAFVIDQINTLKNQNPELDWGSFAILYRTNAQSRPFEELLVKYQIPYTVVGGMRFYDRKEIKDVIAYLRAIANPSDTVSLLRVINTPRRGVGKTTIDALMNASQQLGTTLWEILSDETSVNTLAGRATKAVNNFAAMISRWQGQIATLPVTEVLQGILEDSGYVQDLMNQGTDEATDRVQNVQELYNAALQFQEENEEISLRDFLSSAALSSDLDNLKEGQTAVSLMTLHASKGLEFPVVFLVGLEQGLFPGYRSLSDPASLEEERRLCYVGITRAQERLYLSHARERRLYGSREPAMRSQFLDELPEELLATKRASRQSYTKSASSSNGKQDTSQNWQVGNRVLHKTFGLGEITHVFGTGNKMSVAIKFASLGQKIVDPRVAQLQKV encoded by the coding sequence ATGACAACAACCATCGACTTTCTCAGTCACCTTAACCCTAGTCAACGTCAAGCTGTCGAACACTACTGCGGCCCGTTGCTAGTTGTAGCTGGCGCAGGTTCCGGTAAAACACGAGCGCTGACTTATCGTATTGCCAATCTGATTCTGAAACACCGTGTCGATCCAGAGAATATTCTGGCGGTTACTTTTACCAATAAAGCCGCACGGGAAATGAAAGAACGGATTCAACGGCTGTTTGCTGAACAACTGGCAATGAAACAACACGGTCAGCGATTGGATTTGTTGACAGAATACCAACAAACGCAGCTGCGATCGCAAGTTTACAAAAGCACTATTAAAGACTTATGGTGTGGCACTTTCCACAGTCTATTTTCTCGTATACTCCGCTTTGATATTGAAAAATACGTAGACGAAAAAGGACGCAAGTGGAATCGTAATTTTTCTATTTTTGATGAATCAGATGTGATGACTCTGATTAAAGAACTCGTTAATAAAGAGCTAAATTTAGACGATAAGAAGTTTGACGCTCGCTCTGTTCGTTACGCTATTAGTAACGCTAAAAACCAAGGTTTATCGCCCCAAGAATTTGAGCAAGACCAACCAAATTATCGCGGACGGGTAATTGCCCAAGTTTACAATTTATATCAAGATAAGCTAGCACAAAACAACGCTCTTGACTTTGACGATCTTATTCTTGTACCTACTAGATTATTTCAACAAAACGAGCAGGTATTGGGTTACTGGCATCGCAAATTTCGTCATATCCTTGTAGATGAATATCAGGATACTAACCGCACTCAGTATCAACTGATTAATTTATTAGTGACTAATGGCGAAACCAAAAAGACCGAATGGCAATGGGAAAATCGCTCAGTTTTCGTTGTCGGCGATGCAGATCAATCAATTTACAGCTTTCGGATGGCAGATTTCACCATCTTGCTAGGATTTCAGGAAGACTTTGGTGATGGTTTGGTAGATGATGACACCCGGACGATGGTTAAGCTGGAAGAAAACTATCGTTCTTGTGAAAACATTCTGCAAGCGGCTAATGAACTGATTGAAAATAACACCCAACGGATTGATAAAATTCTGAAACCGACGCGGGGGGCGGGTGAACAGATTACTTGTCACAAGGCCGATGAAGAACTTGCAGAAGCGGCATTTGTGATCGATCAAATTAACACTTTAAAAAACCAAAATCCAGAGTTAGACTGGGGTAGTTTTGCCATACTTTATCGGACAAACGCTCAATCTCGTCCCTTTGAAGAATTGTTGGTAAAATATCAAATTCCTTACACAGTTGTGGGGGGAATGAGATTTTATGATCGCAAAGAAATTAAAGATGTGATTGCGTATTTAAGAGCGATCGCTAACCCATCTGATACAGTAAGTTTATTACGAGTCATCAATACTCCCCGCCGGGGAGTTGGCAAAACTACTATTGATGCTTTGATGAATGCCTCCCAGCAACTAGGCACAACTTTGTGGGAAATACTCAGCGACGAAACATCAGTTAATACATTAGCTGGACGGGCGACAAAAGCTGTAAATAACTTTGCCGCAATGATTAGCCGTTGGCAAGGGCAAATTGCCACGCTTCCGGTAACTGAGGTTTTGCAAGGAATATTAGAAGATTCTGGTTACGTTCAAGACTTGATGAATCAAGGCACAGATGAAGCCACAGATCGGGTACAAAACGTCCAGGAACTTTATAACGCTGCGCTGCAATTTCAAGAAGAAAACGAAGAGATTTCCCTGCGAGATTTTTTAAGTAGTGCTGCCCTCAGTTCCGATTTGGATAACTTAAAAGAAGGACAGACAGCCGTTTCTTTGATGACTTTACACGCTTCCAAAGGTTTGGAATTTCCCGTAGTGTTTTTGGTGGGATTAGAACAGGGGCTATTTCCCGGCTACCGTTCCCTAAGCGATCCGGCATCTTTGGAAGAGGAACGCCGCTTGTGTTATGTGGGGATTACTCGCGCCCAAGAAAGGTTGTATTTATCACACGCGCGGGAACGCCGTTTGTATGGTTCTCGTGAACCTGCGATGCGATCGCAATTCCTCGACGAATTGCCAGAAGAGTTATTAGCTACGAAACGCGCAAGTCGTCAAAGTTATACCAAAAGTGCCTCTAGTTCTAATGGTAAACAAGACACATCACAGAATTGGCAAGTAGGCAATCGAGTATTACACAAAACTTTTGGTCTTGGTGAAATTACTCATGTTTTTGGAACAGGTAATAAAATGTCTGTAGCAATTAAATTTGCCAGCTTGGGACAAAAAATTGTTGACCCAAGAGTAGCACAGTTGCAAAAAGTCTGA